From the genome of Mastomys coucha isolate ucsf_1 unplaced genomic scaffold, UCSF_Mcou_1 pScaffold6, whole genome shotgun sequence, one region includes:
- the Dnal1 gene encoding dynein light chain 1, axonemal isoform X1 produces the protein MAKATTIKEALSRWEEKTGQKPSDAKEIKLYAQIPPIEKMDASLSTLGNCEKLSLSTNCIEKIANLNGLKNLRILSLGRNNIKNLNGLEAVGDTLEELWISYNFIEKLKGIHVMKKLKILYMSNNLVKDWAEFLKLADLPCLEDLVFVGNPLEEKHSAEGNWIDEATKRVPKLKKLDGTPVIKEDEEEES, from the exons GCAAAAGCAACAACAATCAAAGAAGCCCTGTCCAGATGG GAAGAAAAGACTGGTCAGAAGCCATCTGATGCCAAAGAAATAAAGTTGTATGCCCAGATTCCCCCCATAGAGAAGATGGACGCATCTCTATCCACACTTGGTAACTGCGA gaagcttTCCCTGTCTACAAACTGCATTGAAAAAATTGCCAACCTAAATGGCCTAA AAAACTTGAGGATTTTGTCCTTAGGAAGAAACAACATAAAGAACCTCAATGGACTG GAAGCAGTAGGAGACACACTAGAAGAACTGTGGATCTCTTACAATTTTATTGAGAAGTTGAAAGGGATCCATGTAATGAAGAAGCTGAAGATTCTCTACATGTCTAACAACCTGGTAAAGGACTGGG CTGAGTTCCTGAAGCTGGCAGACCTGCCGTGCCTGGAGGACCTGGTGTTCGTGGGCAATCCCCTGGAGGAGAAACATTCTGCTGAGGGCAACTGGATCGATGAAGCAACCAAGAGAGTGCCCAAGCTGAAGAAGCTGGATG gtACTCCAGTAATtaaggaggatgaagaagaggaaagcTAA
- the Dnal1 gene encoding dynein light chain 1, axonemal isoform X2 yields the protein MDASLSTLGNCEKLSLSTNCIEKIANLNGLKNLRILSLGRNNIKNLNGLEAVGDTLEELWISYNFIEKLKGIHVMKKLKILYMSNNLVKDWAEFLKLADLPCLEDLVFVGNPLEEKHSAEGNWIDEATKRVPKLKKLDGTPVIKEDEEEES from the exons ATGGACGCATCTCTATCCACACTTGGTAACTGCGA gaagcttTCCCTGTCTACAAACTGCATTGAAAAAATTGCCAACCTAAATGGCCTAA AAAACTTGAGGATTTTGTCCTTAGGAAGAAACAACATAAAGAACCTCAATGGACTG GAAGCAGTAGGAGACACACTAGAAGAACTGTGGATCTCTTACAATTTTATTGAGAAGTTGAAAGGGATCCATGTAATGAAGAAGCTGAAGATTCTCTACATGTCTAACAACCTGGTAAAGGACTGGG CTGAGTTCCTGAAGCTGGCAGACCTGCCGTGCCTGGAGGACCTGGTGTTCGTGGGCAATCCCCTGGAGGAGAAACATTCTGCTGAGGGCAACTGGATCGATGAAGCAACCAAGAGAGTGCCCAAGCTGAAGAAGCTGGATG gtACTCCAGTAATtaaggaggatgaagaagaggaaagcTAA
- the Pnma1 gene encoding paraneoplastic antigen Ma1 — MAMTLLEDWCRGMDVNSQRALLVWGIPMNCDETEIEETLRAAMPQVSYQVLGRMFWREENAKAALLELTGAVDYSLIPREMPGKGGLWKVVFKPPTSDAEFLERLHLFLAREGWTVQDVARVLGFQNPAPAPGPEMPAEMLNYILDNVIQPLVESIWYKKLTLFSGRDIPGSGEETFDSWLEHSNEVIEEWQVSDIEKRRRLMESLRGPAADVIRILKTNNPAITTAECLKALEQVFGSVESSRDAQVRFLNTYQNPGEKLSSYVIRLEPLLQKVVDKGAIDKDNVNQARLEQVIAGANHSGALRRQLWLAGVAEGPAPNLFQLLVQIREEEAKEEEEEAEAALLQLGLEGHF; from the coding sequence ATGGCTATGACACTATTGGAAGACTGGTGCAGGGGAATggatgtgaactcacagagagctctgTTGGTCTGGGGGATCCCCATGAACTGTGATGAGACCGAAATCGAAGAGACCCTCCGAGCTGCGATGCCCCAGGTATCCTATCAAGTACTGGGGAGAATGTTCTGGAGGGAAGAAAATGCCAAAGCGGCCTTGTTAGAGCTCACTGGGGCAGTGGATTACTCCCTGATCCCCAGGGAGATGCCAGGCAAAGGTGGGCTCTGGAAAGTGGTGTTTAAGCCCCCCACTTCCGACGCGGAATTTTTAGAAAGGCTGCATCTCTTTCTAGCTAGGGAAGGGTGGACCGTGCAAGATGTTGCTCGTGTGCTTGGGTTTCAGAACCCTGCCCCAGCTCCAGGCCCGGAAATGCCAGCAGAGATGCTCAACTATATTTTGGATAATGTTATTCAACCTCTTGTTGAGTCCATATGGTATAAGAAGCTGACATTGTTCTCCGGGAGGGACATTCCCGGGTCTGGCGAGGAGACCTTTGATTCCTGGCTGGAGCACTCAAATGAAGTCATAGAGGAATGGCAGGTGTCGGATATAGAAAAGAGACGGCGATTGATGGAGAGTTTGAGAGGCCCTGCTGCTGATGTCATCCGCATCCTCAAGACCAACAACCCTGCCATAACCACCGCGGAATGCCTGAAGGCCCTTGAGCAGGTGTTTGGGAGTGTGGAGAGCTCTAGAGATGCACAGGTCAGATTTCTGAACACTTACCAGAACCCAGGAGAAAAGTTATCTTCTTATGTCATCCGTCTGGAGCCTTTGCTGCAGAAGGTAGTGGACAAGGGGGCCATTGATAAAGATAACGTGAACCAGGCTCGCCTGGAGCAAGTCATCGCTGGGGCCAACCACAGCGGGGCCCTCCGAAGACAGTTGTGGCTGGCCGGGGTTGCGGAAGGGCCCGCACCCAACCTCTTCCAGTTACTGGTGCAGATTCGAGAGGAGGAAgccaaagaggaggaggaggaggctgaggccGCCCTCTTGCAGCTAGGCCTAGAGGGGCACTTCTGA